One window of the Hyperolius riggenbachi isolate aHypRig1 chromosome 5, aHypRig1.pri, whole genome shotgun sequence genome contains the following:
- the TUBB6 gene encoding tubulin beta-6 chain isoform X2 gives MDSVRSGPFGQLFRPDNFIFGQTGAGNNWAKGHYTEGAELVDSVLDIVRKECDHCDCLQGFQLTHSLGGGTGSGMGTLLISKIREEYPDRIMNTFSVMPSPKVSDTVVEPYNATLSVHQLVENTDETYCIDNEALYDICFRTLKLTTPTYGDLNHLVSATMSGVTTSLRFPGQLNADLRKLAVNMVPFPRLHFFMPGFAPLTARGSQQYRALTVPELTQQMFDAKNMMAACDPRHGRYLTVATVFRGPMSMKEVDEQMLAVQNKNSSYFVEWIPNNVKVAVCDIAPRGLKMASTFIGNSTAIQELFKRISEQFSAMFRRKAFLHWFTGEGMDEMEFTEAESNMNDLVSEYQQYQDATANEEEAFEEDEEEIHE, from the exons ATGGATAGTGTACGCTCTGGCCCATTCGGACAACTCTTCAGACCAGATAATTTTATTTTTG GACAAACGGGAGCAGGCAATAACTGGGCCAAGGGACATTACACAGAAGGTGCAGAGCTGGTAGATTCAGTATTGGATATAGTGAGAAAAGAATGTGACCACTGTGACTGTCTACAAGGCTTCCAGCTTACTCACTCTCTTGGTGGTGGAACAGGCTCAGGCATGGGAACACTGCTAATAAGCAAGATCCGGGAAGAATATCCAGATAGGATAATGAACACATTCAGTGTGATGCCTTCACCTAAAGTTTCTGACACAGTTGTTGAGCCATACAATGCCACCTTGTCTGTGCACCAATTGGTTGAAAATACAGATGAGACCTACTGTATTGACAATGAAGCTTTGTATGACATTTGTTTCCGTACCTTGAAGCTCACCACACCTACCTATGGAGATCTTAATCATCTGGTATCGGCCACCATGAGTGGAGTAACCACCTCTCTCCGCTTTCCAGGCCAGCTCAATGCAGACCTTCGAAAACTGGCTGTAAACATGGTTCCATTTCCCCGTCTTCATTTCTTCATGCCTGGTTTTGCTCCACTAACTGCCAGAGGAAGCCAGCAATACCGTGCACTCACTGTACCTGAACTTACCCAGCAAATGTTTGATGCTAAGAATATGATGGCGGCCTGTGACCCACGCCACGGACGCTATCTAACAGTGGCCACAGTTTTCAGGGGACCAATGTCCATGAAAGAGGTCGATGAGCAAATGCTGGCAGTTCAAAACAAAAACAGCAGTTACTTTGTTGAGTGGATCCCAAATAATGTGAAGGTGGCAGTGTGTGACATTGCACCAAGAGGTCTGAAAATGGCCTCTACATTTATTGGGAACAGCACTGCTATTCAAGAGTTATTTAAGAGAATCTCAGAACAGTTTTCTGCTATGTTTAGAAGGAAGGCTTTCCTGCACTGGTTCACAGGTGAAGGGATGGATGAGATGGAATTCACAGAGGCCGAGAGCAACATGAATGACCTGGTTTCAGAATACCAACAGTATCAAGATGCCACAGCCAATGAGGAAGAGGCATTTGAGGAAGACGAAGAAGAAATTCATGAGTGA